One segment of Erigeron canadensis isolate Cc75 chromosome 2, C_canadensis_v1, whole genome shotgun sequence DNA contains the following:
- the LOC122589385 gene encoding cyclin-A2-1, whose translation MKKGTTAAQPPFRVTRARAAACQSSLGSELPKELVQTRAMNNNHKRSVQDENNNNASVMGGAQNKRRAVLKDVSNICCDNSFKNCIVPTKIPKKTSMLAKRNAVNISKVKTQPVSSQNKNATVEHVMDLENTKRPQKAPERERYLNTGQIDTRVVSQLQSFSKKGKSKIHEKLMSASKPDVIDIDSDQKDPQICSLYAGEIYSNLRVAELMHRPHFNFMETIQRDVTQSMRGVLVDWLVEVSVEYKLELDTLYLTVYLIDLFLSQHYIERQRLQLLGITCMLIASKYEELCAPALEEFCFITDNTYTKSEVVTMESEVLNNLNFQLAAPTTLTFLRRFIRAANASHQILGLEFEFLANYLAELTLIDYNFLVFLPSTIAASVVFLATWMLDQSHHPWNDTLEHYTSYKAMDLKNTVLALHGLHLNDSSSPLTVIRSKYKQEKFKCVASLPSRELPESYFNKPQGISC comes from the exons ATGAAGAAAGGAACTACTGCTGCACAGCCCCCATTTCGAGTAACAAGAGCTCGAGCTGCTGCTTGCCAGTCATCTTTGGGTTCTGAACTACCAAAGGAGCTGGTACAGACTCGAGCTATGAATAACAACCATAAAAGATCCGTTCAAGATGAGAATAACAACAATGCTAGCGTCATGGGCGGTGCTCAAAATAAGAGGAGAGCAGTGCTTAAAGATGTCTCAAATATTTGCTGTGACAACTCTTTTAAGAATTGCATAGTTCCCACTAAGATTCCG AAAAAGACCAGTATGCTGGCTAAAAGGAATGCAGTCAATATATCAAAGGTCAAAACTCAACCAGTTTCTTCTCAAAATAAAAATGCTACTGTTGAGCACGTTATGGATTTGGAGAATACCAAAAGGCCCCAGAAAGCTCCAGAAAGAGAAAGATATTTGAACACAGGTCAAATTGACACAAGAGTAGTTTCGCAGTTGCAAAGCTTTTCAAAGAAAG GGAAAAGTAAGATTCATGAGAAGCTCATGAGCGCTAGCAAACCAGATGTAATTGATATAGATTCTGATCAGAAAGATCCTCAAATTTGCAGCCTCTATGCAGGCGAGATATATAGCAATCTACGTGTAGCAGAG CTAATGCATCGACCACATTTTAATTTCATGGAAACAATACAAAGAGATGTAACTCAGAGTATGAGAGGAGTTTTAGTTGATTGGCTTGTGGAG GTAAGTGTGGAATATAAGTTGGAGCTTGACACACTCTATCTCACAGTTTACCTTATTGACCTGTTTCTATCTCAACACTATATTGAACGACAAAGACTTCAGCTACTAGGCATCACTTGTATGCTTATTGCTTC GAAATACGAAGAACTGTGTGCACCAGCTCTCGAGGAATTTTGTTTCATCACAGATAACACTTACACAAAATCAGAG GTTGTGACAATGGAGAGTGAAGTCCTAAATAATTTGAATTTTCAACTTGCAGCACCCACAACATTAACCTTTCTCAG gagATTCATACGAGCAGCAAACGCCTCTCACCAG ATATTGGGTCTTGAATTCGAGTTTTTGGCAAATTATCTAGCGGAGTTGACTTTGATTGACTATAACTTCTTGGTATTTCTTCCTTCAACTATTGCTGCATCGGTTGTGTTTCTTGCCACTTGGATGCTAGATCAGTCACATCACCCTTGG AATGATACCTTGGAGCACTACACAAGTTACAAAGCAATGGATCTAAAGAACACAGTTCTCGCGCTCCATGGTTTACATTTAAATGATAGTAGCTCCCCTCTGACTGTTATACGATCAAAGTATAAGCAAGAAAAG TTCAAATGTGTTGCAAGTTTGCCTTCTCGTGAACTACCGGAAAGCTATTTTAACAAGCCCCAAGGGATTTCGTGCTAG
- the LOC122587339 gene encoding protein CDI-like, translated as MSPESEKTNNHVNVDDTKKPFRIYIGYDPKEDVAYEVCRYSILKRSSIPVEIIPIKQSELREKKYYWRERNNLESTEFSFTRFLTPMLAGYEGWAMFVDCDFLYLGDIKELFDLVDDKYAVMCVQHDYTPKETTKMDGVVQTVYPRKNWSSMVLYNCGHLKNKVLTPEIVNTESGKYLHRFSWLDDDEIGSVPFVWNFLVGHNRVVEGDVSTYPKAIHYTLGGPWFESWKDCEFGDLWLKELEEFEKVKKDGKVE; from the coding sequence ATGTCGCCGGAATCTGAGAAAACCAACAACCATGTTAACGTTGATGATACTAAGAAACCATTCAGGATCTACATAGGTTATGATCCAAAAGAAGACGTGGCGTACGAGGTATGCCGTTATTCTATCTTAAAAAGATCTTCAATCCCTGTAGAGATAATACCCATTAAGCAATCTGAACTTAGGGAGAAAAAGTATTATTGGCGTGAACGGAATAACCTCGAAAGCACCGAGTTTTCGTTTACGAGATTCTTGACACCAATGCTGGCAGGGTATGAAGGGTGGGCAATGTTTGTAGATTGTGATTTTTTGTACTTAGGTGATATTAAGGAGCTATTTGATTTAGTTGATGATAAGTATGCTGTAATGTGTGTACAACATGACTATACACCGAAAGAAACCACGAAAATGGATGGTGTGGTTCAGACAGTGTACCCTAGGAAGAATTGGTCTTCAATGGTGTTGTACAATTGTGGGCATTTGAAAAACAAGGTTTTGACACCCGAGATTGTGAATACGGAGTCTGGCAAGTATTTGCATAGGTTTTCTTGGTTGGATGATGATGAGATTGGTTCGGTTCCTTTTGTTTGGAACTTTTTAGTTGGGCATAACAGGGTTGTCGAAGGGGATGTGAGTACGTATCCGAAAGCTATTCATTATACTCTAGGAGGGCCTTGGTTCGAGAGTTGGAAAGATTGTGAGTTTGGTGATTTGTGGTTGAAGGAATTGGAAGAGTTTGAGAAGGTTAAAAAGGATGGAAAAGTTGAGTGA